In a single window of the Callithrix jacchus isolate 240 chromosome 1, calJac240_pri, whole genome shotgun sequence genome:
- the FAM118A gene encoding protein FAM118A isoform X12 yields the protein MDSVEKTTNRSEQKSSRKFLKSLIRKQPQELLLVIGTGVSAAVAPGIPALCSWRSCIEAVIEAAEQLEVLHPGDIAEFRRKVTKDRDLLVVAHDLIRKMSPRTGDTKPSFFQDCLMEVFDNLEQHIQSPLVLQSILSLMERGTMVLTTNYDNLLEIFGQQQNKPMESLDLKDKTKVLQWARGHIKYGVLHIHGLYTDPCGMVLDPSGYKDVTQDPEVMDMCKTLPLRSADSEAQMLIEWTAPHYWVIRARTVQRGSRKRMGLKFQKSSDNQMLMMLEGLEILKTSTTCNLKASLL from the exons ATGGATTCAGTGGAAAAGACAACAAACAGAAGTGAACAAAAATCCAG tagaaagtttttaaaaagcctcaTCCGGAAGCAGCCCCAGGAACTGCTCTTGGTTATCGGGACTGGCGTCAGTGCAGCCGTGGCCCCAGGAATCCCTGCCCTTTGCTCGTGGAGAAGCTGCATCGAGGCCGTCATCGAGGCTGCAGAGCAGCTGGAGGTGCTGCACCCCGGGGACATTGCTGAGTTCCGGAGGAAAGTGACCAAGGATCGGGACCTGTTGGTTGTTGCCCATGATCTGATCCGGAAGATGTCACCT CGCACAGGCGACACCAAGCCCAGCTTCTTCCAGGACTGCCTGATGGAGGTGTTTGACAACCTGGAGCAGCACATCCAGAGCCCTCTGGTGCTGCAGTCGATCCTCAGCCTGATGGAGAGGGGCACCATGGTCCTGACCACCAACTACGACAACCTGCTGGAGATCTTTGgccagcaacagaacaagcccatGGAGTCTCTGGACTTGAAGGACAAGACCAAG GTCCTCCAGTGGGCGAGAGGACATATCAAGTACGGCGTTCTTCACATTCACGGTCTCTACACAGACCCCTGTGGGATGGTGTTGGATCCCTCGGGATATAAAGATGTCACTCAGGACCCGGAAGTCATG GATATGTGCAAGACCTTGCCGCTCAGATCTGCAGACAGCGAAGCCCAG atGCTGATCGAGTGGACAGCACCACATTATTGG GTAATACGTGCCAGGACTGTGCAAAGAGGAAGTCGGAAGAGAATGGGATTGAAGTTTCAAAAAAGCTCAGACAACCAGATGCTG ATGATGCTGGAGGGTCTTGAAATACTTAAAACCAGTACAACTTGCAACTTGAAAGCCAGCCTTCTGTAA
- the FAM118A gene encoding protein FAM118A isoform X13 yields the protein MDSVEKTTNRSEQKSRKFLKSLIRKQPQELLLVIGTGVSAAVAPGIPALCSWRSCIEAVIEAAEQLEVLHPGDIAEFRRKVTKDRDLLVVAHDLIRKMSPRTGDTKPSFFQDCLMEVFDNLEQHIQSPLVLQSILSLMERGTMVLTTNYDNLLEIFGQQQNKPMESLDLKDKTKVLQWARGHIKYGVLHIHGLYTDPCGMVLDPSGYKDVTQDPEVMDMCKTLPLRSADSEAQMLIEWTAPHYWVIRARTVQRGSRKRMGLKFQKSSDNQMLMMLEGLEILKTSTTCNLKASLL from the exons ATGGATTCAGTGGAAAAGACAACAAACAGAAGTGAACAAAAATCCAG aaagtttttaaaaagcctcaTCCGGAAGCAGCCCCAGGAACTGCTCTTGGTTATCGGGACTGGCGTCAGTGCAGCCGTGGCCCCAGGAATCCCTGCCCTTTGCTCGTGGAGAAGCTGCATCGAGGCCGTCATCGAGGCTGCAGAGCAGCTGGAGGTGCTGCACCCCGGGGACATTGCTGAGTTCCGGAGGAAAGTGACCAAGGATCGGGACCTGTTGGTTGTTGCCCATGATCTGATCCGGAAGATGTCACCT CGCACAGGCGACACCAAGCCCAGCTTCTTCCAGGACTGCCTGATGGAGGTGTTTGACAACCTGGAGCAGCACATCCAGAGCCCTCTGGTGCTGCAGTCGATCCTCAGCCTGATGGAGAGGGGCACCATGGTCCTGACCACCAACTACGACAACCTGCTGGAGATCTTTGgccagcaacagaacaagcccatGGAGTCTCTGGACTTGAAGGACAAGACCAAG GTCCTCCAGTGGGCGAGAGGACATATCAAGTACGGCGTTCTTCACATTCACGGTCTCTACACAGACCCCTGTGGGATGGTGTTGGATCCCTCGGGATATAAAGATGTCACTCAGGACCCGGAAGTCATG GATATGTGCAAGACCTTGCCGCTCAGATCTGCAGACAGCGAAGCCCAG atGCTGATCGAGTGGACAGCACCACATTATTGG GTAATACGTGCCAGGACTGTGCAAAGAGGAAGTCGGAAGAGAATGGGATTGAAGTTTCAAAAAAGCTCAGACAACCAGATGCTG ATGATGCTGGAGGGTCTTGAAATACTTAAAACCAGTACAACTTGCAACTTGAAAGCCAGCCTTCTGTAA
- the FAM118A gene encoding protein FAM118A isoform X11, whose amino-acid sequence MDSVEKTTNRSEQKSSRKFLKSLIRKQPQELLLVIGTGVSAAVAPGIPALCSWRSCIEAVIEAAEQLEVLHPGDIAEFRRKVTKDRDLLVVAHDLIRKMSPRTGDTKPSFFQDCLMEVFDNLEQHIQSPLVLQSILSLMERGTMVLTTNYDNLLEIFGQQQNKPMESLDLKDKTKVLQWARGHIKYGVLHIHGLYTDPCGMVLDPSGYKDVTQDPEVMDMCKTLPLRSADSEAQVIRARTVQRGSRKRMGLKFQKSSDNQMLVSCLFFLWELPQMMLEGLEILKTSTTCNLKASLL is encoded by the exons ATGGATTCAGTGGAAAAGACAACAAACAGAAGTGAACAAAAATCCAG tagaaagtttttaaaaagcctcaTCCGGAAGCAGCCCCAGGAACTGCTCTTGGTTATCGGGACTGGCGTCAGTGCAGCCGTGGCCCCAGGAATCCCTGCCCTTTGCTCGTGGAGAAGCTGCATCGAGGCCGTCATCGAGGCTGCAGAGCAGCTGGAGGTGCTGCACCCCGGGGACATTGCTGAGTTCCGGAGGAAAGTGACCAAGGATCGGGACCTGTTGGTTGTTGCCCATGATCTGATCCGGAAGATGTCACCT CGCACAGGCGACACCAAGCCCAGCTTCTTCCAGGACTGCCTGATGGAGGTGTTTGACAACCTGGAGCAGCACATCCAGAGCCCTCTGGTGCTGCAGTCGATCCTCAGCCTGATGGAGAGGGGCACCATGGTCCTGACCACCAACTACGACAACCTGCTGGAGATCTTTGgccagcaacagaacaagcccatGGAGTCTCTGGACTTGAAGGACAAGACCAAG GTCCTCCAGTGGGCGAGAGGACATATCAAGTACGGCGTTCTTCACATTCACGGTCTCTACACAGACCCCTGTGGGATGGTGTTGGATCCCTCGGGATATAAAGATGTCACTCAGGACCCGGAAGTCATG GATATGTGCAAGACCTTGCCGCTCAGATCTGCAGACAGCGAAGCCCAG GTAATACGTGCCAGGACTGTGCAAAGAGGAAGTCGGAAGAGAATGGGATTGAAGTTTCAAAAAAGCTCAGACAACCAGATGCTGGTATCGTGTCTGTTCTTCTTGTGGGAGCTGCCTCAG ATGATGCTGGAGGGTCTTGAAATACTTAAAACCAGTACAACTTGCAACTTGAAAGCCAGCCTTCTGTAA
- the FAM118A gene encoding protein FAM118A isoform X10: protein MDSVEKTTNRSEQKSRKFLKSLIRKQPQELLLVIGTGVSAAVAPGIPALCSWRSCIEAVIEAAEQLEVLHPGDIAEFRRKVTKDRDLLVVAHDLIRKMSPRTGDTKPSFFQDCLMEVFDNLEQHIQSPLVLQSILSLMERGTMVLTTNYDNLLEIFGQQQNKPMESLDLKDKTKVLQWARGHIKYGVLHIHGLYTDPCGMVLDPSGYKDVTQDPEVMDMCKTLPLRSADSEAQMLIEWTAPHYWVIRARTVQRGSRKRMGLKFQKSSDNQMLVSCLFFLWELPQMMLEGLEILKTSTTCNLKASLL, encoded by the exons ATGGATTCAGTGGAAAAGACAACAAACAGAAGTGAACAAAAATCCAG aaagtttttaaaaagcctcaTCCGGAAGCAGCCCCAGGAACTGCTCTTGGTTATCGGGACTGGCGTCAGTGCAGCCGTGGCCCCAGGAATCCCTGCCCTTTGCTCGTGGAGAAGCTGCATCGAGGCCGTCATCGAGGCTGCAGAGCAGCTGGAGGTGCTGCACCCCGGGGACATTGCTGAGTTCCGGAGGAAAGTGACCAAGGATCGGGACCTGTTGGTTGTTGCCCATGATCTGATCCGGAAGATGTCACCT CGCACAGGCGACACCAAGCCCAGCTTCTTCCAGGACTGCCTGATGGAGGTGTTTGACAACCTGGAGCAGCACATCCAGAGCCCTCTGGTGCTGCAGTCGATCCTCAGCCTGATGGAGAGGGGCACCATGGTCCTGACCACCAACTACGACAACCTGCTGGAGATCTTTGgccagcaacagaacaagcccatGGAGTCTCTGGACTTGAAGGACAAGACCAAG GTCCTCCAGTGGGCGAGAGGACATATCAAGTACGGCGTTCTTCACATTCACGGTCTCTACACAGACCCCTGTGGGATGGTGTTGGATCCCTCGGGATATAAAGATGTCACTCAGGACCCGGAAGTCATG GATATGTGCAAGACCTTGCCGCTCAGATCTGCAGACAGCGAAGCCCAG atGCTGATCGAGTGGACAGCACCACATTATTGG GTAATACGTGCCAGGACTGTGCAAAGAGGAAGTCGGAAGAGAATGGGATTGAAGTTTCAAAAAAGCTCAGACAACCAGATGCTGGTATCGTGTCTGTTCTTCTTGTGGGAGCTGCCTCAG ATGATGCTGGAGGGTCTTGAAATACTTAAAACCAGTACAACTTGCAACTTGAAAGCCAGCCTTCTGTAA
- the FAM118A gene encoding protein FAM118A isoform X9, producing MDSVEKTTNRSEQKSSRKFLKSLIRKQPQELLLVIGTGVSAAVAPGIPALCSWRSCIEAVIEAAEQLEVLHPGDIAEFRRKVTKDRDLLVVAHDLIRKMSPRTGDTKPSFFQDCLMEVFDNLEQHIQSPLVLQSILSLMERGTMVLTTNYDNLLEIFGQQQNKPMESLDLKDKTKVLQWARGHIKYGVLHIHGLYTDPCGMVLDPSGYKDVTQDPEVMDMCKTLPLRSADSEAQMLIEWTAPHYWVIRARTVQRGSRKRMGLKFQKSSDNQMLVSCLFFLWELPQMMLEGLEILKTSTTCNLKASLL from the exons ATGGATTCAGTGGAAAAGACAACAAACAGAAGTGAACAAAAATCCAG tagaaagtttttaaaaagcctcaTCCGGAAGCAGCCCCAGGAACTGCTCTTGGTTATCGGGACTGGCGTCAGTGCAGCCGTGGCCCCAGGAATCCCTGCCCTTTGCTCGTGGAGAAGCTGCATCGAGGCCGTCATCGAGGCTGCAGAGCAGCTGGAGGTGCTGCACCCCGGGGACATTGCTGAGTTCCGGAGGAAAGTGACCAAGGATCGGGACCTGTTGGTTGTTGCCCATGATCTGATCCGGAAGATGTCACCT CGCACAGGCGACACCAAGCCCAGCTTCTTCCAGGACTGCCTGATGGAGGTGTTTGACAACCTGGAGCAGCACATCCAGAGCCCTCTGGTGCTGCAGTCGATCCTCAGCCTGATGGAGAGGGGCACCATGGTCCTGACCACCAACTACGACAACCTGCTGGAGATCTTTGgccagcaacagaacaagcccatGGAGTCTCTGGACTTGAAGGACAAGACCAAG GTCCTCCAGTGGGCGAGAGGACATATCAAGTACGGCGTTCTTCACATTCACGGTCTCTACACAGACCCCTGTGGGATGGTGTTGGATCCCTCGGGATATAAAGATGTCACTCAGGACCCGGAAGTCATG GATATGTGCAAGACCTTGCCGCTCAGATCTGCAGACAGCGAAGCCCAG atGCTGATCGAGTGGACAGCACCACATTATTGG GTAATACGTGCCAGGACTGTGCAAAGAGGAAGTCGGAAGAGAATGGGATTGAAGTTTCAAAAAAGCTCAGACAACCAGATGCTGGTATCGTGTCTGTTCTTCTTGTGGGAGCTGCCTCAG ATGATGCTGGAGGGTCTTGAAATACTTAAAACCAGTACAACTTGCAACTTGAAAGCCAGCCTTCTGTAA
- the FAM118A gene encoding protein FAM118A isoform X1, with protein sequence MDSVEKTTNRSEQKSSRKFLKSLIRKQPQELLLVIGTGVSAAVAPGIPALCSWRSCIEAVIEAAEQLEVLHPGDIAEFRRKVTKDRDLLVVAHDLIRKMSPRTGDTKPSFFQDCLMEVFDNLEQHIQSPLVLQSILSLMERGTMVLTTNYDNLLEIFGQQQNKPMESLDLKDKTKVLQWARGHIKYGVLHIHGLYTDPCGMVLDPSGYKDVTQDPEVMEVLQNLYRTKSFLFVGCGETLRDQIFQALFLYSVPNKVDLEHYMLVLKENEDHFFKHQADMLLHGIKVVSYGDCFDCFPGYVQDLAAQICRQRSPDADRVDSTTLLGNTCQDCAKRKSEENGIEVSKKLRQPDAGIVSVLLVGAASDDAGGS encoded by the exons ATGGATTCAGTGGAAAAGACAACAAACAGAAGTGAACAAAAATCCAG tagaaagtttttaaaaagcctcaTCCGGAAGCAGCCCCAGGAACTGCTCTTGGTTATCGGGACTGGCGTCAGTGCAGCCGTGGCCCCAGGAATCCCTGCCCTTTGCTCGTGGAGAAGCTGCATCGAGGCCGTCATCGAGGCTGCAGAGCAGCTGGAGGTGCTGCACCCCGGGGACATTGCTGAGTTCCGGAGGAAAGTGACCAAGGATCGGGACCTGTTGGTTGTTGCCCATGATCTGATCCGGAAGATGTCACCT CGCACAGGCGACACCAAGCCCAGCTTCTTCCAGGACTGCCTGATGGAGGTGTTTGACAACCTGGAGCAGCACATCCAGAGCCCTCTGGTGCTGCAGTCGATCCTCAGCCTGATGGAGAGGGGCACCATGGTCCTGACCACCAACTACGACAACCTGCTGGAGATCTTTGgccagcaacagaacaagcccatGGAGTCTCTGGACTTGAAGGACAAGACCAAG GTCCTCCAGTGGGCGAGAGGACATATCAAGTACGGCGTTCTTCACATTCACGGTCTCTACACAGACCCCTGTGGGATGGTGTTGGATCCCTCGGGATATAAAGATGTCACTCAGGACCCGGAAGTCATG GAAGTCCTTCAGAACTTATACCGTACCAAGTCTTTTCTGTTTGTGGGCTGTGGAGAGACCCTTCGTGATCAGATATTCCAGGCCCTCTTTCTTTACTCTGTGCCGAATAAGGTGGATTTGGAGCACTACATGCTTGTGCTGAAGGAAAATGAAGACCATTTCTTTAAGCATCAGGCAGATATGCTTTTGCATGGAATCAAAGTTGTATCCTACGGGGACTGTTTTGACTGTTTTCCAGGATATGTGCAAGACCTTGCCGCTCAGATCTGCAGACAGCGAAGCCCAG atGCTGATCGAGTGGACAGCACCACATTATTGG GTAATACGTGCCAGGACTGTGCAAAGAGGAAGTCGGAAGAGAATGGGATTGAAGTTTCAAAAAAGCTCAGACAACCAGATGCTGGTATCGTGTCTGTTCTTCTTGTGGGAGCTGCCTCAG ATGATGCTGGAGGGTCTTGA
- the FAM118A gene encoding protein FAM118A isoform X4: MDSVEKTTNRSEQKSSRKFLKSLIRKQPQELLLVIGTGVSAAVAPGIPALCSWRSCIEAVIEAAEQLEVLHPGDIAEFRRKVTKDRDLLVVAHDLIRKMSPRTGDTKPSFFQDCLMEVFDNLEQHIQSPLVLQSILSLMERGTMVLTTNYDNLLEIFGQQQNKPMESLDLKDKTKVLQWARGHIKYGVLHIHGLYTDPCGMVLDPSGYKDVTQDPEVMEVLQNLYRTKSFLFVGCGETLRDQIFQALFLYSVPNKVDLEHYMLVLKENEDHFFKHQADMLLHGIKVVSYGDCFDCFPGYVQDLAAQICRQRSPDADRVDSTTLLGNTCQDCAKRKSEENGIEVSKKLRQPDADDAGGS, encoded by the exons ATGGATTCAGTGGAAAAGACAACAAACAGAAGTGAACAAAAATCCAG tagaaagtttttaaaaagcctcaTCCGGAAGCAGCCCCAGGAACTGCTCTTGGTTATCGGGACTGGCGTCAGTGCAGCCGTGGCCCCAGGAATCCCTGCCCTTTGCTCGTGGAGAAGCTGCATCGAGGCCGTCATCGAGGCTGCAGAGCAGCTGGAGGTGCTGCACCCCGGGGACATTGCTGAGTTCCGGAGGAAAGTGACCAAGGATCGGGACCTGTTGGTTGTTGCCCATGATCTGATCCGGAAGATGTCACCT CGCACAGGCGACACCAAGCCCAGCTTCTTCCAGGACTGCCTGATGGAGGTGTTTGACAACCTGGAGCAGCACATCCAGAGCCCTCTGGTGCTGCAGTCGATCCTCAGCCTGATGGAGAGGGGCACCATGGTCCTGACCACCAACTACGACAACCTGCTGGAGATCTTTGgccagcaacagaacaagcccatGGAGTCTCTGGACTTGAAGGACAAGACCAAG GTCCTCCAGTGGGCGAGAGGACATATCAAGTACGGCGTTCTTCACATTCACGGTCTCTACACAGACCCCTGTGGGATGGTGTTGGATCCCTCGGGATATAAAGATGTCACTCAGGACCCGGAAGTCATG GAAGTCCTTCAGAACTTATACCGTACCAAGTCTTTTCTGTTTGTGGGCTGTGGAGAGACCCTTCGTGATCAGATATTCCAGGCCCTCTTTCTTTACTCTGTGCCGAATAAGGTGGATTTGGAGCACTACATGCTTGTGCTGAAGGAAAATGAAGACCATTTCTTTAAGCATCAGGCAGATATGCTTTTGCATGGAATCAAAGTTGTATCCTACGGGGACTGTTTTGACTGTTTTCCAGGATATGTGCAAGACCTTGCCGCTCAGATCTGCAGACAGCGAAGCCCAG atGCTGATCGAGTGGACAGCACCACATTATTGG GTAATACGTGCCAGGACTGTGCAAAGAGGAAGTCGGAAGAGAATGGGATTGAAGTTTCAAAAAAGCTCAGACAACCAGATGCTG ATGATGCTGGAGGGTCTTGA
- the FAM118A gene encoding protein FAM118A isoform X6, with the protein MDSVEKTTNRSEQKSRKFLKSLIRKQPQELLLVIGTGVSAAVAPGIPALCSWRSCIEAVIEAAEQLEVLHPGDIAEFRRKVTKDRDLLVVAHDLIRKMSPRTGDTKPSFFQDCLMEVFDNLEQHIQSPLVLQSILSLMERGTMVLTTNYDNLLEIFGQQQNKPMESLDLKDKTKVLQWARGHIKYGVLHIHGLYTDPCGMVLDPSGYKDVTQDPEVMEVLQNLYRTKSFLFVGCGETLRDQIFQALFLYSVPNKVDLEHYMLVLKENEDHFFKHQADMLLHGIKVVSYGDCFDCFPGYVQDLAAQICRQRSPDADRVDSTTLLGNTCQDCAKRKSEENGIEVSKKLRQPDADDAGGS; encoded by the exons ATGGATTCAGTGGAAAAGACAACAAACAGAAGTGAACAAAAATCCAG aaagtttttaaaaagcctcaTCCGGAAGCAGCCCCAGGAACTGCTCTTGGTTATCGGGACTGGCGTCAGTGCAGCCGTGGCCCCAGGAATCCCTGCCCTTTGCTCGTGGAGAAGCTGCATCGAGGCCGTCATCGAGGCTGCAGAGCAGCTGGAGGTGCTGCACCCCGGGGACATTGCTGAGTTCCGGAGGAAAGTGACCAAGGATCGGGACCTGTTGGTTGTTGCCCATGATCTGATCCGGAAGATGTCACCT CGCACAGGCGACACCAAGCCCAGCTTCTTCCAGGACTGCCTGATGGAGGTGTTTGACAACCTGGAGCAGCACATCCAGAGCCCTCTGGTGCTGCAGTCGATCCTCAGCCTGATGGAGAGGGGCACCATGGTCCTGACCACCAACTACGACAACCTGCTGGAGATCTTTGgccagcaacagaacaagcccatGGAGTCTCTGGACTTGAAGGACAAGACCAAG GTCCTCCAGTGGGCGAGAGGACATATCAAGTACGGCGTTCTTCACATTCACGGTCTCTACACAGACCCCTGTGGGATGGTGTTGGATCCCTCGGGATATAAAGATGTCACTCAGGACCCGGAAGTCATG GAAGTCCTTCAGAACTTATACCGTACCAAGTCTTTTCTGTTTGTGGGCTGTGGAGAGACCCTTCGTGATCAGATATTCCAGGCCCTCTTTCTTTACTCTGTGCCGAATAAGGTGGATTTGGAGCACTACATGCTTGTGCTGAAGGAAAATGAAGACCATTTCTTTAAGCATCAGGCAGATATGCTTTTGCATGGAATCAAAGTTGTATCCTACGGGGACTGTTTTGACTGTTTTCCAGGATATGTGCAAGACCTTGCCGCTCAGATCTGCAGACAGCGAAGCCCAG atGCTGATCGAGTGGACAGCACCACATTATTGG GTAATACGTGCCAGGACTGTGCAAAGAGGAAGTCGGAAGAGAATGGGATTGAAGTTTCAAAAAAGCTCAGACAACCAGATGCTG ATGATGCTGGAGGGTCTTGA
- the FAM118A gene encoding protein FAM118A isoform X2 — protein sequence MDSVEKTTNRSEQKSRKFLKSLIRKQPQELLLVIGTGVSAAVAPGIPALCSWRSCIEAVIEAAEQLEVLHPGDIAEFRRKVTKDRDLLVVAHDLIRKMSPRTGDTKPSFFQDCLMEVFDNLEQHIQSPLVLQSILSLMERGTMVLTTNYDNLLEIFGQQQNKPMESLDLKDKTKVLQWARGHIKYGVLHIHGLYTDPCGMVLDPSGYKDVTQDPEVMEVLQNLYRTKSFLFVGCGETLRDQIFQALFLYSVPNKVDLEHYMLVLKENEDHFFKHQADMLLHGIKVVSYGDCFDCFPGYVQDLAAQICRQRSPDADRVDSTTLLGNTCQDCAKRKSEENGIEVSKKLRQPDAGIVSVLLVGAASDDAGGS from the exons ATGGATTCAGTGGAAAAGACAACAAACAGAAGTGAACAAAAATCCAG aaagtttttaaaaagcctcaTCCGGAAGCAGCCCCAGGAACTGCTCTTGGTTATCGGGACTGGCGTCAGTGCAGCCGTGGCCCCAGGAATCCCTGCCCTTTGCTCGTGGAGAAGCTGCATCGAGGCCGTCATCGAGGCTGCAGAGCAGCTGGAGGTGCTGCACCCCGGGGACATTGCTGAGTTCCGGAGGAAAGTGACCAAGGATCGGGACCTGTTGGTTGTTGCCCATGATCTGATCCGGAAGATGTCACCT CGCACAGGCGACACCAAGCCCAGCTTCTTCCAGGACTGCCTGATGGAGGTGTTTGACAACCTGGAGCAGCACATCCAGAGCCCTCTGGTGCTGCAGTCGATCCTCAGCCTGATGGAGAGGGGCACCATGGTCCTGACCACCAACTACGACAACCTGCTGGAGATCTTTGgccagcaacagaacaagcccatGGAGTCTCTGGACTTGAAGGACAAGACCAAG GTCCTCCAGTGGGCGAGAGGACATATCAAGTACGGCGTTCTTCACATTCACGGTCTCTACACAGACCCCTGTGGGATGGTGTTGGATCCCTCGGGATATAAAGATGTCACTCAGGACCCGGAAGTCATG GAAGTCCTTCAGAACTTATACCGTACCAAGTCTTTTCTGTTTGTGGGCTGTGGAGAGACCCTTCGTGATCAGATATTCCAGGCCCTCTTTCTTTACTCTGTGCCGAATAAGGTGGATTTGGAGCACTACATGCTTGTGCTGAAGGAAAATGAAGACCATTTCTTTAAGCATCAGGCAGATATGCTTTTGCATGGAATCAAAGTTGTATCCTACGGGGACTGTTTTGACTGTTTTCCAGGATATGTGCAAGACCTTGCCGCTCAGATCTGCAGACAGCGAAGCCCAG atGCTGATCGAGTGGACAGCACCACATTATTGG GTAATACGTGCCAGGACTGTGCAAAGAGGAAGTCGGAAGAGAATGGGATTGAAGTTTCAAAAAAGCTCAGACAACCAGATGCTGGTATCGTGTCTGTTCTTCTTGTGGGAGCTGCCTCAG ATGATGCTGGAGGGTCTTGA
- the FAM118A gene encoding protein FAM118A isoform X8 translates to MDSVEKTTNRSEQKSRKFLKSLIRKQPQELLLVIGTGVSAAVAPGIPALCSWRSCIEAVIEAAEQLEVLHPGDIAEFRRKVTKDRDLLVVAHDLIRKMSPRTGDTKPSFFQDCLMEVFDNLEQHIQSPLVLQSILSLMERGTMVLTTNYDNLLEIFGQQQNKPMESLDLKDKTKVLQWARGHIKYGVLHIHGLYTDPCGMVLDPSGYKDVTQDPEVMEVLQNLYRTKSFLFVGCGETLRDQIFQALFLYSVPNKVDLEHYMLVLKENEDHFFKHQADMLLHGIKVVSYGDCFDCFPGYVQDLAAQICRQRSPGNTCQDCAKRKSEENGIEVSKKLRQPDADDAGGS, encoded by the exons ATGGATTCAGTGGAAAAGACAACAAACAGAAGTGAACAAAAATCCAG aaagtttttaaaaagcctcaTCCGGAAGCAGCCCCAGGAACTGCTCTTGGTTATCGGGACTGGCGTCAGTGCAGCCGTGGCCCCAGGAATCCCTGCCCTTTGCTCGTGGAGAAGCTGCATCGAGGCCGTCATCGAGGCTGCAGAGCAGCTGGAGGTGCTGCACCCCGGGGACATTGCTGAGTTCCGGAGGAAAGTGACCAAGGATCGGGACCTGTTGGTTGTTGCCCATGATCTGATCCGGAAGATGTCACCT CGCACAGGCGACACCAAGCCCAGCTTCTTCCAGGACTGCCTGATGGAGGTGTTTGACAACCTGGAGCAGCACATCCAGAGCCCTCTGGTGCTGCAGTCGATCCTCAGCCTGATGGAGAGGGGCACCATGGTCCTGACCACCAACTACGACAACCTGCTGGAGATCTTTGgccagcaacagaacaagcccatGGAGTCTCTGGACTTGAAGGACAAGACCAAG GTCCTCCAGTGGGCGAGAGGACATATCAAGTACGGCGTTCTTCACATTCACGGTCTCTACACAGACCCCTGTGGGATGGTGTTGGATCCCTCGGGATATAAAGATGTCACTCAGGACCCGGAAGTCATG GAAGTCCTTCAGAACTTATACCGTACCAAGTCTTTTCTGTTTGTGGGCTGTGGAGAGACCCTTCGTGATCAGATATTCCAGGCCCTCTTTCTTTACTCTGTGCCGAATAAGGTGGATTTGGAGCACTACATGCTTGTGCTGAAGGAAAATGAAGACCATTTCTTTAAGCATCAGGCAGATATGCTTTTGCATGGAATCAAAGTTGTATCCTACGGGGACTGTTTTGACTGTTTTCCAGGATATGTGCAAGACCTTGCCGCTCAGATCTGCAGACAGCGAAGCCCAG GTAATACGTGCCAGGACTGTGCAAAGAGGAAGTCGGAAGAGAATGGGATTGAAGTTTCAAAAAAGCTCAGACAACCAGATGCTG ATGATGCTGGAGGGTCTTGA